Proteins encoded by one window of Pseudomonadales bacterium:
- a CDS encoding oligopeptidase A translates to FLTCNFRPAGDGRPALLSHDEVTTLFHEFGHGLHHMLTQVNVNGVSGIAGVEWDAVELPSQFLENWCWQAEGLARISQHYESQQPLPDALLQSMLAAKNFNAGMMMQRQIEFALFDMLLHTLSEIDNADQIQDLLDQVRDKVAVVEPPLEVRFQHSFSHIFAGGYAAGYFSYKWAEVLSADCFAAFEEEGIMNPATGQRFLENILQVGSSRPAADSFAAFRGRKPSVDALLQHSGLEAA, encoded by the coding sequence GTTTTTAACCTGTAATTTTCGCCCCGCCGGTGATGGGCGGCCGGCGCTGCTGTCGCACGATGAAGTGACTACCCTATTCCATGAGTTTGGCCACGGTCTGCATCATATGCTGACCCAGGTGAATGTTAATGGCGTGTCAGGCATTGCTGGGGTGGAATGGGATGCGGTTGAGCTGCCAAGTCAGTTTTTAGAAAACTGGTGCTGGCAGGCTGAGGGTTTGGCGCGCATCAGCCAACATTATGAAAGCCAGCAGCCGCTGCCAGATGCGCTATTACAAAGCATGTTAGCGGCAAAAAACTTTAATGCCGGCATGATGATGCAGCGTCAAATTGAATTTGCGCTGTTTGATATGTTGTTACATACCCTGTCAGAAATCGACAATGCTGACCAAATTCAAGATCTGCTCGATCAGGTGCGCGACAAGGTGGCGGTGGTTGAGCCGCCATTAGAGGTGCGCTTTCAGCATAGCTTTAGCCATATTTTTGCCGGCGGCTATGCTGCCGGTTATTTCAGCTATAAGTGGGCCGAGGTGCTGTCGGCTGACTGCTTTGCGGCGTTTGAAGAAGAAGGGATTATGAACCCGGCCACTGGCCAGCGCTTTTTAGAAAATATTCTGCAGGTTGGTAGCTCACGCCCGGCGGCCGATTCGTTTGCCGCGTTCAGGGGCCGCAAGCCCAGCGTCGATGCGCTGCTGCAGCATTCAGGATTAGAGGCCGCTTA